In Sutterella faecalis, a genomic segment contains:
- the modA gene encoding molybdate ABC transporter substrate-binding protein, with product MKKILLTTAVLAAFGFSAGASAQVTVTTGGGYVKMVEALADKYEAETGAKVSRAFGGNIGQMLAQVKSGSPVTVVISDATSLKKFTTVLNADAGVRLGDTPLILAWRKGLELKAPSDLAKPEVKRIAMPDPKAAVYGRAAKEFLDGAAFEKDVAPKMNVVSMVPQVLSYVSQGEMDAGFINLLAARQGKAKLGGFMAVKEGYEPIRMTAEPVKGAEGEAADVKAFLQWLASPKADAILDKFGVVR from the coding sequence ATGAAGAAGATTCTTTTGACGACTGCCGTGCTCGCAGCCTTCGGCTTTTCTGCCGGCGCCTCGGCGCAGGTAACGGTGACGACGGGCGGCGGCTACGTCAAGATGGTGGAAGCCCTTGCCGACAAGTACGAGGCGGAAACGGGCGCGAAGGTTTCGCGCGCCTTTGGCGGCAACATCGGGCAGATGCTCGCTCAGGTGAAGAGCGGGAGCCCCGTGACGGTCGTGATTTCTGACGCCACGAGCCTTAAGAAGTTCACGACGGTCCTTAATGCCGATGCCGGCGTGCGCCTCGGCGACACGCCCCTGATCCTTGCCTGGAGGAAGGGCCTTGAGCTCAAGGCTCCGTCGGATCTCGCGAAGCCTGAGGTGAAGCGCATTGCCATGCCGGATCCCAAGGCCGCCGTCTACGGCCGCGCCGCGAAGGAATTCCTTGACGGCGCTGCTTTCGAGAAGGACGTTGCACCGAAGATGAACGTCGTCTCCATGGTGCCGCAGGTTCTTTCCTACGTTTCCCAGGGCGAAATGGATGCGGGCTTCATCAATCTCCTTGCCGCCCGACAGGGAAAGGCAAAGCTCGGAGGCTTCATGGCGGTGAAGGAAGGATATGAGCCCATCCGCATGACGGCCGAGCCCGTCAAGGGCGCGGAAGGCGAAGCGGCCGACGTGAAGGCATTCCTTCAATGGCTCGCCTCCCCGAAGGCGGATGCCATTCTCGACAAATTCGGCGTTGTCCGCTGA
- a CDS encoding ATP-binding cassette domain-containing protein, translating into MLKARFRKTLGGFTLDAELNLEQGINVLRGESGAGKTTVANLLSGAMKPDDGEIELEGLTVYSRERRISLPPQSRGIGFVFQSHRLFPHLTVRENILFPSLFGGRKSAVDFDETIDILGLEPLLERLPSGLSGGEAQRVALGRALMGAERLLILDEPLSSLDPRRRHVLMDFIDGAAQRMNVPFIYITHSEEEMRRLADRAFLVEDGTIAEIPRSAFLEETPS; encoded by the coding sequence ATGCTGAAGGCCCGATTCCGAAAGACGCTTGGCGGCTTCACGCTTGACGCTGAGCTCAATCTTGAGCAGGGCATCAATGTGCTTCGCGGAGAATCGGGAGCCGGGAAGACGACGGTCGCGAATCTCCTCTCGGGCGCCATGAAGCCGGATGACGGCGAGATCGAGCTTGAAGGTCTGACGGTCTATTCCCGCGAGCGCCGCATTTCTCTGCCGCCGCAATCGCGCGGCATCGGCTTTGTTTTTCAGTCGCACCGACTTTTTCCCCATCTCACGGTACGGGAAAACATTCTTTTCCCGAGCCTCTTCGGCGGCAGGAAGTCTGCGGTCGATTTTGACGAAACAATCGACATTCTCGGGCTCGAGCCGCTTCTTGAACGACTCCCTTCGGGGCTCTCGGGCGGCGAGGCCCAGCGCGTGGCGCTCGGGCGGGCCCTCATGGGGGCCGAGCGGCTCCTCATTCTTGACGAACCGCTCTCGAGCCTTGACCCCAGGCGCCGGCACGTGCTCATGGATTTCATTGACGGCGCGGCGCAGCGAATGAATGTACCCTTCATCTACATTACGCACTCCGAAGAGGAAATGAGAAGACTCGCCGACCGCGCCTTCCTCGTTGAGGACGGAACGATCGCAGAAATTCCCCGGAGTGCTTTCCTTGAGGAGACCCCTTCATGA
- a CDS encoding electron transfer flavoprotein subunit alpha/FixB family protein, with protein sequence MTALLIADHDNVNLRPATAHALTAVLQMSEPVDILVAGNGCQAVAEKAAKLKGVRTVILAENAKLAQELPEVLADLVAAEAPGYSHIFFAATALGKAAMPRVAAMLDLTAISDVVGVKGPKTFVRGIYAGSLLATVETEEVVVVGTVRTTAFEATEEGEVAAPIETVECPDADDTSRFVKFTETKSDRPELVSARVVVAGGRGLIDEAGFKALEELADSCGAAIGATRTAVDMGLCPNDWQVGQTGKMIAPQLYIAFGISGAIQHTAGIKDAKVIVAVDKDPEAPIFEVADYGLVADGAETCRALKGKLGK encoded by the coding sequence ATGACTGCGCTTCTGATTGCTGATCATGACAATGTGAATCTGCGTCCTGCAACGGCGCATGCGCTGACGGCCGTCCTCCAGATGAGCGAGCCCGTCGACATTCTGGTTGCCGGCAACGGCTGCCAGGCGGTGGCCGAGAAGGCTGCGAAGCTGAAGGGCGTGCGTACGGTGATCCTCGCTGAAAATGCAAAGCTCGCGCAGGAGCTTCCTGAGGTTCTCGCGGACCTTGTCGCTGCGGAAGCTCCTGGGTATTCCCACATCTTCTTTGCCGCGACGGCGCTTGGTAAAGCCGCCATGCCCCGCGTCGCGGCCATGCTCGACCTTACGGCGATTTCCGATGTGGTCGGCGTGAAGGGGCCGAAGACCTTCGTGCGCGGCATCTATGCGGGGTCGCTCCTTGCAACGGTCGAAACCGAAGAAGTCGTCGTGGTGGGCACGGTCCGCACGACCGCTTTTGAAGCAACCGAAGAAGGCGAGGTGGCTGCCCCCATTGAAACCGTTGAATGCCCGGATGCCGACGATACGTCGCGCTTCGTGAAGTTCACGGAAACGAAGAGCGATCGCCCGGAACTCGTTTCCGCACGCGTTGTCGTTGCGGGCGGCCGCGGCCTCATCGACGAAGCGGGCTTCAAGGCTCTCGAGGAGCTTGCCGACTCCTGCGGCGCCGCCATCGGCGCTACCCGCACGGCGGTCGACATGGGGCTCTGCCCCAACGATTGGCAGGTCGGACAGACGGGCAAGATGATTGCGCCGCAGCTCTACATTGCCTTCGGCATTTCGGGCGCCATCCAGCACACGGCCGGCATCAAGGATGCCAAGGTGATCGTTGCGGTCGACAAGGACCCCGAAGCGCCGATTTTTGAAGTGGCCGATTACGGTCTCGTTGCCGACGGCGCCGAAACCTGCCGGGCGCTCAAGGGCAAGCTCGGCAAATAA
- a CDS encoding electron transfer flavoprotein subunit beta/FixA family protein, with product MKILVAVKRVVDAKVKVRPLPDHSGPDIKLARMAMNPFDEIAVEEAVELKEAGKASEVVAVSIGGAKSVDVLRTAMAIGADRAIHVVTDDAVEPLAAAKILAQIVEREKPGIVLLGKQAIDDDCGQTGPMLSGLLRYPLGAFASEIEFADDGRLVVTRETDGGTQTVSLSIPAVITADLRLAEPRYVTLPSMAKARKKPVEAIPVGELDVDLTPRVRTLSVEPPPARKAGVMVSSVDELVEKLRNEAHVI from the coding sequence ATGAAGATATTAGTTGCTGTGAAGCGGGTCGTTGACGCGAAGGTCAAGGTCCGCCCGCTCCCGGACCATTCCGGACCGGACATCAAGCTCGCCCGCATGGCGATGAACCCCTTCGATGAAATTGCGGTTGAAGAGGCCGTTGAGCTGAAGGAAGCCGGGAAGGCCTCGGAAGTAGTTGCCGTGTCGATCGGGGGCGCAAAGTCGGTTGATGTTCTGCGCACCGCCATGGCGATCGGCGCCGATCGCGCCATTCATGTGGTCACGGACGATGCGGTCGAGCCTCTTGCCGCCGCGAAGATTCTTGCTCAGATCGTCGAGCGCGAAAAGCCCGGGATCGTTCTCCTCGGCAAGCAGGCGATTGACGACGACTGCGGTCAGACGGGCCCGATGCTCTCGGGGCTCCTTCGCTATCCGCTCGGCGCCTTTGCGAGCGAAATCGAATTCGCGGACGACGGGCGACTTGTCGTTACGCGCGAAACCGACGGCGGCACGCAGACCGTGTCGCTCTCGATCCCGGCCGTGATCACGGCGGACCTCCGCCTTGCCGAACCCCGCTATGTGACGCTTCCCTCCATGGCGAAGGCCCGCAAGAAGCCCGTGGAAGCGATTCCCGTGGGCGAACTCGACGTCGATCTCACGCCGCGCGTGAGGACGCTCTCCGTTGAGCCGCCGCCCGCACGCAAGGCAGGCGTGATGGTCTCGAGCGTGGATGAGCTCGTTGAGAAGCTTCGCAACGAAGCGCATGTGATCTAA
- a CDS encoding YqaA family protein, translated as MGDMTAWVLALFASESIDIALFVTAFVSATLFPGGSEVMLAGALAAQPERWVWLLAVATAGNTLGSMTSWVIGRFIPTVKRETKAILWVRRWGAWALLFAWLPVVGDAIPVAAGWLRIDPLMSLLAIAVGKGIRYACVAGAVLPLVL; from the coding sequence ATGGGCGACATGACGGCATGGGTGCTCGCCCTCTTTGCGAGCGAGAGCATCGACATCGCGCTCTTCGTGACGGCCTTTGTGTCGGCGACGCTCTTTCCCGGCGGCTCCGAAGTGATGCTCGCCGGGGCACTCGCCGCGCAGCCCGAGCGCTGGGTCTGGCTTCTCGCCGTCGCAACGGCAGGAAATACGCTGGGCTCCATGACCTCCTGGGTGATCGGCCGCTTCATCCCGACGGTGAAGCGGGAGACGAAGGCCATCCTGTGGGTGAGGCGCTGGGGCGCCTGGGCGCTCCTTTTTGCGTGGCTTCCCGTCGTAGGGGACGCGATTCCCGTGGCAGCGGGGTGGCTCCGGATTGATCCGCTCATGAGCCTTCTCGCCATTGCCGTCGGCAAAGGCATTCGCTACGCCTGCGTAGCAGGAGCGGTTCTTCCGCTCGTCCTCTGA
- the proC gene encoding pyrroline-5-carboxylate reductase → MLTIGFLGGGNMAAALIGGLLKEKTEDLTVHVVDHHAEKLAKLEALGAKTHAEPGDWITACDLLVLAVKPQTMKAAVEPIVKLLNPKGAALSIAAGIEAGVLSGWLGGYPLMRAMPNTPAMVGAGIAGLWSPKGMDESLREAALRVLRAGGEVVEVKNESEIDLVGAIPGSGPAYVFRFMEALEKAGLKRGLSEESAHALALGTVYGAAELARVSGEEFSLLREKVTSKGGTTAKALEVMNRLDIDRMMDEAVEAALKRTAEMKALFR, encoded by the coding sequence ATGCTGACGATAGGATTTCTGGGCGGCGGCAATATGGCCGCGGCGCTGATCGGGGGACTTCTCAAGGAGAAGACCGAAGACCTGACGGTTCACGTGGTGGACCATCACGCGGAAAAGCTCGCAAAGCTCGAAGCTCTGGGCGCGAAGACCCATGCGGAACCTGGCGACTGGATTACGGCCTGCGACCTCCTGGTCCTTGCTGTGAAGCCCCAGACCATGAAGGCGGCGGTGGAGCCGATCGTGAAGCTTTTGAACCCGAAGGGCGCGGCGCTCTCGATCGCTGCCGGCATCGAAGCAGGCGTTCTTTCCGGCTGGCTTGGCGGCTACCCCCTCATGCGCGCGATGCCCAATACCCCGGCAATGGTGGGCGCCGGCATCGCCGGGCTCTGGTCGCCCAAAGGGATGGACGAATCGCTTCGCGAGGCGGCGCTTCGCGTGCTCCGTGCCGGGGGCGAGGTCGTCGAAGTGAAGAATGAGTCGGAGATCGACCTCGTGGGTGCCATCCCCGGGAGCGGTCCGGCCTATGTTTTCCGCTTCATGGAGGCGCTCGAGAAGGCGGGCCTGAAGCGCGGACTCTCCGAAGAGAGCGCTCATGCGCTCGCGCTCGGCACGGTCTACGGCGCCGCAGAGCTTGCCCGCGTGTCCGGCGAGGAATTCTCGCTTCTGCGCGAAAAAGTGACGAGCAAGGGCGGCACGACGGCAAAGGCGCTTGAAGTCATGAACCGGCTCGATATCGACCGGATGATGGATGAGGCTGTGGAAGCGGCCCTCAAGCGCACGGCTGAAATGAAGGCGCTCTTTCGCTGA
- a CDS encoding YggS family pyridoxal phosphate-dependent enzyme: protein MTDLTPGLDVRWNHVVQELHEAEQKAGRSAGGVTLLAVGKTFSAEALFECAKLGARAFGENYAQEGCSKVDWFREHHPELALEWHFIGPLQANKTRGVAERFDWVQSIDRERIARRLSEQRPANLPPLNILIEVNIDGEESKSGVKPDALEALAAEIEKLPRVRLRGLMAIPAPADTHEARMKPLLAMRELFNEFKKSHPHADTLSMGMSADMDEAVEAGSTMVRIGRAIFGERNYAQKA from the coding sequence ATGACCGATCTGACTCCCGGGCTGGATGTCCGGTGGAATCACGTTGTTCAGGAGCTCCATGAGGCGGAACAGAAGGCCGGACGCAGTGCCGGCGGCGTGACGCTTCTGGCTGTAGGGAAAACCTTCAGCGCGGAGGCGCTTTTCGAGTGCGCGAAGCTCGGCGCCCGCGCATTCGGCGAAAACTACGCTCAGGAAGGGTGCTCCAAGGTGGATTGGTTTCGCGAACACCATCCTGAACTCGCGCTCGAATGGCATTTCATCGGGCCGCTCCAGGCCAACAAAACGCGCGGCGTCGCCGAACGCTTCGACTGGGTGCAGTCCATTGACCGCGAACGCATTGCGAGGCGATTGTCCGAGCAGCGTCCGGCGAATCTTCCTCCTCTCAACATCCTGATTGAAGTCAATATCGACGGCGAGGAATCTAAGTCTGGCGTGAAGCCCGATGCGCTCGAAGCCCTGGCCGCGGAAATCGAAAAGCTTCCCCGCGTGAGGCTGCGCGGCCTGATGGCAATTCCGGCGCCTGCGGACACTCATGAGGCCCGCATGAAGCCGCTTCTCGCAATGCGGGAGCTTTTTAATGAATTTAAAAAATCTCATCCCCATGCCGACACGCTCTCCATGGGCATGAGCGCAGATATGGACGAAGCCGTTGAAGCCGGATCCACCATGGTGCGGATCGGCCGCGCCATTTTCGGCGAACGCAATTACGCGCAAAAAGCCTGA